The DNA sequence CAGCAAGAAGACCACCGACCTGCTGCTGACCGTGCCGATCTCGCAGAGCGGCTCGGCCTTCGTCTCCACGCAGCTGCAGAACGTGGGCTCGGTGCAGAACCGCGGCCTCGAGTTCTCACTCGACGGTCGCATGATCGAGCGCTCCGGCCGCGGCATGAACCTGACCGTCGGCCTCGTCGCCTCGATCGAGCGCAACAAGGTCCTCGACCTCGGTGCCGCCGACTTCATCGAGACCGGTGGCGTCTCGGGCCAGGGCCAGACGGGCGTGAACTCGCAGCGCATCATCCCGGGCCAGCCCATCGGCACGTTCTATGGCGCGGAGTTCGCCGGCTACAACACCGCCGGCAACCAGCTGTTCAACAAGTACACCGTGACCCGCGATGCCGCCGGCAACGAGACGTCGCGTGTGCTGGCCGGCACGACCACCAGCGTCGGCGCGGATGACAAGGTCATCATCGGGAACGCCAACCCGAACTTCAGCCTTGGCCTCCGCAGCAACCTGACCTGGCACGGCTTCGATGCCAGCTGGCTGTGGCGCGCCGAGCAGGGCCGTGACGTGTTCAACAACACGGGCCTGGTCTACGCCACCAAGCAGGCGATCACCGCCCAGCGCAACCTGCTGTCGTCCGCGCTGGACACCCCGGAGCCGATCTCGGAGCCGGCCCTGTACTCCTCGCGCTGGATCGAGGACGGCTCGTTCGTCCGCCTCCAGAACGTCACCATCGGGTACACGTTCAACCTGCCGTTCGGCGGTGGCAGCAAGAGCACGCGCGTCTACGTCTCGGGCGACAACCTGCTCCTGTTCACCCCGTACTCGGGCTATGACCCGGAAGTGTTCATTGACTCCGGCCTGGCATCGCGCGGCATCGACTACCTGTCGTATCCCCGCGCCCGGACCTTTACCACCGGTCTGCGCATTGCGTTCTGAGTCGGTCCCCGGTGTTTCTGAGTTGATCGTGAATTCCTACCTGTCTCTTTGAGGCGAATGCGAATGTCTCTGTTTCGAAACCCGGTCCGCACGGCGCGCCTTGGCGCGCTGCTGCTGGTCCCTGTCGGCCTGATGGTCGGTTGTACCGACCTGAAGGAGACCCCGACGAGCCTGATCACGAAGGACACGTTCTACAAGAACTCGAACGAGGTGTTCGCCGGCCTCGCGTCGGTGTATGCCAACCTCCGCAACAACATGGAGGACTACTACGCCCTGAACTCGGTCTCGTCCGCCGAGGGCGTGGTGCCGGTGCGTGGTGGTGACTGGTTCGACAACGGTGCCTGGCTCGAGCTGCACCGTCAGGGCTGGACGCCGAACAGCGTCGTCGGCCTGCGCGAAGGCTCCGGGATCTGGAACCAGCAGTACACCGGCGTCGCGCGTGCCAACATCCTGCTCGAGGCGCTCGATGCCGTCGACGTCGCCGGCGAGGCCGCGATCCGCGCCGAGGTGCGTGCCCTCCGTGCGCTGTACTACATGCAGCTCATGGACGTCTACGGCGGTGTGCCGATCGCGACCGACACCAAGGTCGAGGAGCGCGCCCCGAAGACCCGTGCCGAGGTGTTCACGTTCGTCGAGACCGAGCTGAAGGCAGCCCGGGCCGACCTGCCGAAGACCTGGCCGGACCAGCAGGGCCGGCTCACGCGCGGCGCGGCGGATGCCATGCTCGCCAGCCTGTACCTGAACGCCCGCGTCTGGGGCGGCACGCCGACCGCCTCGGGCATCACGCTCGGGACGGCCAAGTGGACGGAGGCCTCGGCCTTCGCCGACAGCGTGATCAACAACGGCAGCTACTCGCTGGCGACCGCGTCGTACACGAACTCGTGCGGCTCGGGCTTCAAGGCGAACTTCTGCTACGACAACCAGACGTCGCCGGAGAACGTGTTCGTCGTGCGCGGCAAGGCAGTTGACGGCCTCGGCTTCAACCGCCAGTACAACGCCCTGCACTACAACTCGTTCGCAGGTGGCGGCGGCTGGAACGGCTGGGCGATCGTCGAGCAGACGTACAACATGTTCGAGGCGGATGACCCGCGCCGGACGACGATCCTCGCCGGCCCGCAGGTGGACCTGTTCACCGGCGCGCCGGTCAACAACCGCCAGGGTTCGCGCCTGATCTTCACGGCCACGATCGCAGACGTGCTCGCGGCCAACGAGGGCGAGGGTGTGCGCCTGTACAAGTTCCCGCTCGACCCGGGTCGCGCCGGCAACGCCAGCGGCAACGACTTCACGCTCTACCGCCTCGCCGAGATGTACCTGATCAAGGCCGAAGCGCAGAACGAACTGAACAACGTCGAGGCGGCCCGCACGGCGCTCAACGTGGTCCGGGCCCGTGCCTTCCCGGGGGACAACGCCAAGTTGATCCCGTCCGGCCTGACCCAGGCGCAGATGCGCGCCGCCATCTTCGCCGAGCGCGTGTTCGAGCTCACCGGCGAGGGCAAGCGTCGCCAGGACCAGATCCGCGAGGGCACCTACACCTCCGGCACCTGGTTCGCCCACGATCCCACCCCGGCCCACAAGGTCGTGATGCCGATCCCGCAGGCGCAGCTGAACACGAACTCGAAGCTGGTGCAGAACCCCGGTTACTGAGGACTGCCTCAGCCCGGTTTCGGGTGTAACTTTGCAGGGCCTGCATCGGAGCATCGATGCAGGCCCTGACTGCTTTCAGCACGCTGCTGCCGCTGACGCCCGCGCGGCATTCATCATTCCCGAAGCGAAGATCGTGGCATGAGCTCCGGATCGACCGTCCTGCGCACCCTCCTGGTGGCGATGGGCTGCCTCGCCGCCGCCTGCGGGAAGGAGACTGCTCCCGCCGCCACGCCCGACGCCCCGCGCACGGCTGCCGCCCCTGGGGTCGGCACCACGCTGTTCACGACGATGCCTGCGGGCTTCACCGGCATCCGGTTCGAGAACCGCATCGTCGAGACGAATGCGATGAACGTCTTCGTCTACCGCAACTTCTACAACGGCGGCGGCGTCGGCATCGGGGACCTGAACGGCGACGGCCGGCCCGAGGTGATCCTCGGCAGCAACCAGCAGGGGCCGCGCACCTTCCTCAACGAGGGCGGGTTCCGGTTCCGCGACATCACCACCGCGTCCGGCCTGGTCACCACGAAGCCCTGGACCACTGGCATCGCCATCGCCGACGTGAACGGCGACGGCCGCCTGGACGTGTACGTGAGCCATGCCGGCAAGGTGGACGCCGATGCGCGGCGCAACGAGCTCTGGATCAACGACGGGGTCGGCGCCGACAGCCTCCCGCACTTCAGCGAGCATGCCCGCGAGTACGGCCTGGACGACGACGGGTACACGACCCAGGCGGCGTTCCTCGACTACGACCGCGACGGCGACCTGGACCTGATGGTCGTCAACAACTCGCCGCGCCCCGCTGCCAGCTTCGGCCTGCGCAACACGCGCGCGGAGCGCAACCACGACGGCGGTGACCGGCTCTACCGCAACGACGGTGGCCGGTTCACCGACGTGAGCGTGAAGGCCGGCATCTACGGCAGCGAGGTGGGGTTCGCCCTCGGCCTCGGCACCTCGGACCTCACCGGCGACGGCTGGCCCGACATCTACGTCTCCAACGACTTCTTCGAGCACGACTACCTCTACGTCAACCGGCACGACGGCACGTTCAGCGAGCAGATGCTCCAGCGGGTGGCGAACGGCAGCTACTTCTCGATGGGCATGGACATCGCCGATGCCGACAACGACGGGCAGCCGGACATCTACACCACCGACATGCTGCCCGAGGATCAGTACCGGCTCCGGACCACCAGCTCGTTCGACGGCTGGGACGTGTACCAGGCCAAGCTGCGCAACGACTATGGCCACCAGTTCATGCGCAACATGCTGCAGCGCAACAACGCCGACGGCACCTTCAGCGACGTGGGACAGATGGCTGGTGTCTCGCGCACCGACTGGAGCTGGAGCGCGCTGATCGCGGACCTCGACCTCGATGGCCGCAAGGACATCTACGTCACCAATGGCCTGATGCGTGACGTGACGTCGCAGGAGTACCTGTCGTTCATCGCCAACAACACCGAGACGGCGAAGAACATGACCAGCGGCGGCACGGTGGACTTCATGGCACTGACCAACGCCATGTCCACCACGCCGATCCCCGACTACGCCTTCCGCAACGACGGCGGCCTGCACTTCAGCAACCAGGCGGCCGCCTGGGGCCTGGCGCAGCCGAACATCTCCAGCGGCACGGCGTACGGCGACCTCGATGGCGACGGTGCGCTGGACCTGGTGGTGAACAACGCCAACCTCGAGGCGTTCGTCT is a window from the Gemmatimonadaceae bacterium genome containing:
- a CDS encoding RagB/SusD family nutrient uptake outer membrane protein — encoded protein: MSLFRNPVRTARLGALLLVPVGLMVGCTDLKETPTSLITKDTFYKNSNEVFAGLASVYANLRNNMEDYYALNSVSSAEGVVPVRGGDWFDNGAWLELHRQGWTPNSVVGLREGSGIWNQQYTGVARANILLEALDAVDVAGEAAIRAEVRALRALYYMQLMDVYGGVPIATDTKVEERAPKTRAEVFTFVETELKAARADLPKTWPDQQGRLTRGAADAMLASLYLNARVWGGTPTASGITLGTAKWTEASAFADSVINNGSYSLATASYTNSCGSGFKANFCYDNQTSPENVFVVRGKAVDGLGFNRQYNALHYNSFAGGGGWNGWAIVEQTYNMFEADDPRRTTILAGPQVDLFTGAPVNNRQGSRLIFTATIADVLAANEGEGVRLYKFPLDPGRAGNASGNDFTLYRLAEMYLIKAEAQNELNNVEAARTALNVVRARAFPGDNAKLIPSGLTQAQMRAAIFAERVFELTGEGKRRQDQIREGTYTSGTWFAHDPTPAHKVVMPIPQAQLNTNSKLVQNPGY